A genome region from Balneolaceae bacterium includes the following:
- a CDS encoding carboxymuconolactone decarboxylase family protein — protein MSDSPDNRMQRFRRKREEMNEKIFDLDHLGIKRFFNLDTQTYREGALPESTKELLGLTASAVLRCNDCIDYHLEQCARAGAAKAEIVEALNVALVVGGSIVIPHLRHAVETMEILEDEGLLEA, from the coding sequence ATGAGCGATTCCCCTGACAACCGAATGCAGCGTTTCCGACGCAAACGGGAGGAAATGAACGAGAAGATCTTCGACCTGGATCACCTCGGCATCAAGCGCTTTTTCAACCTGGACACGCAGACCTACAGGGAGGGCGCCCTCCCCGAATCGACCAAGGAGCTGCTGGGACTGACGGCCTCCGCCGTGCTGCGCTGCAACGACTGCATCGACTATCATCTGGAGCAGTGCGCGCGAGCCGGCGCCGCGAAGGCCGAGATTGTGGAGGCCCTGAACGTGGCCCTGGTGGTGGGCGGCAGCATCGTTATTCCCCACCTGCGCCACGCTGTGGAAACCATGGAGATCCTGGAGGATGAAGGTCTGTTGGAAGCGTAA
- a CDS encoding BamA/TamA family outer membrane protein: MNIHAPRLFLRLRGRAAALLAALLLSAAPLRAQVLPGPVGADSLSSTLVPVIAYSSDEGWVGGAVYSRISYRGDDEPFHSYLQASALVSTKGFVEIQARREQLTTFGRSLRSEAEIFLNRYAFNNYFGVGNTTTFSRDRWDDEYYFFDDLGVGGAFRLRHPLHRREESRLDLSMGLASEYHISYVRKEDSRFFQARPNGDEGGWVNLLESGLIWENRDSEFDPRRGARFDLKVRFAPHGLSDFDFTTVRLTMRHYFRLLGFVTVAQRLQGRHAGGDVPYWELSRLGDDHTLRGFPLNRFQGRSSLSYTLELRTWLVEFPAYGLKFGGQLFTDTGRVFTSEDDTGDLLEDYHQTFGFGGAMSAFNPDFILRGDIGFSEDMVRLYIGIGYMF, from the coding sequence GTGAATATCCACGCTCCGCGTTTATTCCTGCGGCTGCGCGGCAGGGCGGCTGCCCTGCTGGCGGCCCTGTTGCTGTCGGCCGCGCCCCTGCGCGCCCAGGTGCTTCCTGGTCCGGTAGGTGCCGACTCTCTCAGCTCTACCCTGGTGCCCGTGATCGCCTACAGCTCCGACGAGGGCTGGGTAGGGGGCGCCGTCTACAGCCGCATCAGCTACCGGGGAGATGACGAGCCTTTTCACAGCTATCTGCAGGCTTCGGCGCTCGTTTCCACCAAAGGTTTTGTGGAGATCCAGGCCCGGCGTGAACAGCTGACTACCTTCGGGCGCAGCCTGCGCAGCGAGGCGGAGATTTTCCTGAATCGCTATGCCTTCAATAACTATTTCGGGGTAGGCAACACCACCACCTTCTCACGCGACCGATGGGATGACGAATACTATTTCTTCGACGATCTGGGCGTGGGCGGGGCTTTCCGGCTGCGTCATCCCCTGCACCGGAGGGAAGAGTCGCGGCTGGACCTGAGCATGGGACTGGCCTCCGAATATCACATCTCCTATGTGCGCAAGGAGGACTCCAGGTTTTTCCAGGCACGCCCCAACGGCGACGAAGGCGGATGGGTGAACCTGCTGGAGTCAGGCCTGATCTGGGAGAACCGCGACAGCGAATTTGACCCCCGGCGCGGCGCGCGCTTCGATCTGAAGGTTCGTTTTGCTCCTCACGGGCTGAGCGACTTCGACTTCACCACCGTCCGCCTCACCATGCGCCACTATTTCCGCCTGTTGGGCTTTGTCACGGTGGCCCAGCGCCTGCAGGGACGCCACGCCGGCGGGGATGTGCCCTACTGGGAGCTCTCCCGGCTGGGCGACGACCACACCCTGCGGGGTTTTCCCCTGAACCGTTTCCAGGGGCGCTCCTCCCTCTCCTACACGCTGGAGCTGCGCACCTGGCTGGTCGAGTTTCCCGCCTACGGCCTGAAATTCGGAGGACAGCTTTTCACCGACACGGGCCGGGTGTTTACCTCCGAAGATGATACGGGCGACCTTCTGGAGGATTACCACCAGACCTTCGGTTTCGGGGGCGCCATGTCGGCCTTCAATCCCGATTTCATCCTGCGGGGCGACATAGGTTTTTCTGAGGATATGGTGCGTCTTTATATTGGGATCGGCTACATGTTCTGA
- a CDS encoding uroporphyrinogen-III synthase — MPLVLLTAAEEDVEETLEKLSASDLNALHLPLERYVPVEAEEKTEELLGRLDEFEQIAYGSLRNARFFLEAVRERGLLEEVRGRVNLAVNPRTASWLEERDVPAICADLNALGQSGDGGSRGGRAIDLMEFLLRLRRTGPTLYPCGLETPEELPGLLRELDMPVEELVLFRSKGPGEDRLEAYRTRLAERPPDAVVFHSRRAVVRTLAAFPELDLDAATLVTADTGITQKLREEGAEADLEAGGSWESIVEKLAGAWG; from the coding sequence ATGCCGCTTGTACTGCTGACCGCTGCCGAAGAAGACGTTGAGGAGACGCTGGAAAAACTATCCGCGTCTGACCTGAATGCCCTGCACTTGCCCCTGGAGCGCTACGTGCCGGTGGAGGCGGAGGAGAAGACCGAAGAGCTGCTGGGCCGCCTGGACGAATTTGAGCAGATCGCCTACGGCAGCCTTCGCAACGCCCGTTTTTTCCTGGAGGCGGTGCGCGAACGGGGGCTCCTCGAAGAGGTTCGAGGCCGTGTAAATCTGGCGGTGAACCCGCGCACGGCTTCCTGGCTGGAGGAGCGGGATGTGCCGGCTATCTGCGCCGACCTTAACGCCTTGGGGCAGTCCGGCGACGGCGGGTCCCGGGGCGGCCGGGCCATCGACCTGATGGAGTTCCTGCTGCGACTGCGGCGCACCGGACCCACCCTCTATCCCTGTGGGTTGGAGACCCCCGAAGAGCTGCCTGGCCTGTTGCGGGAGCTCGATATGCCGGTGGAGGAGCTGGTGCTGTTCAGAAGCAAGGGACCTGGTGAGGACCGGCTGGAGGCTTACCGGACCCGGCTTGCGGAACGCCCACCCGACGCAGTGGTCTTTCACTCGCGGCGTGCGGTGGTACGCACCCTGGCCGCCTTCCCGGAGCTTGACCTGGATGCGGCCACCTTGGTGACGGCCGATACCGGCATCACGCAGAAGCTGCGCGAGGAGGGCGCGGAGGCCGATCTGGAGGCCGGCGGCAGCTGGGAGAGTATTGTGGAGAAGCTGGCCGGGGCTTGGGGATAA
- a CDS encoding BCAM0308 family protein — MDDIPYAEPTLCSSCGALFSMGRWSWDEIPAETGEDTCPACLRIADDDPAGLVELSGDFFREHREEIMNLVRNTAALELREYPLERMMNPGAIHSTEEGIQLRTTGMHLARRIGSALHKAYQGHLETDCQAEQLLRVRWTR; from the coding sequence ATGGACGATATACCATATGCCGAACCCACACTATGCAGCTCCTGCGGAGCCCTTTTCAGCATGGGACGCTGGAGCTGGGATGAAATTCCCGCGGAGACTGGAGAAGACACCTGCCCAGCCTGCCTTCGAATCGCCGACGACGATCCGGCTGGGCTGGTGGAACTCTCAGGCGACTTTTTCCGAGAACACCGCGAGGAGATTATGAACCTTGTGCGTAACACCGCGGCCCTGGAGCTCAGGGAATACCCGCTGGAGCGCATGATGAATCCAGGCGCGATACACAGTACGGAAGAGGGAATTCAGCTGCGGACCACCGGCATGCACCTGGCGCGCCGTATCGGCAGCGCCCTGCACAAGGCCTACCAGGGACACCTGGAAACCGACTGCCAGGCCGAACAACTATTGCGGGTCCGCTGGACTCGTTGA